A single genomic interval of Lucilia cuprina isolate Lc7/37 chromosome 2, ASM2204524v1, whole genome shotgun sequence harbors:
- the LOC111682831 gene encoding trypsin-1: protein MFRYLLIASVALCLTTFVLEVQGRGCLIPKTRQNRSADYEVGRPRLDGRIVGGYKINITDAPHQISLQTSGHICGGSIISPQWILTAAHCTEGRTASRMKVRVGSSESAQGGELIQVAEIVQHKQFNYSNVDYDYSLLKLSKEIEFDDTKKAVKLPDVKDNFMDGDTCFVTGWGNTQTSAESREWLRQAEVPIFNQEECSDKYKKFGGITERMICAGYIEGGKDACQGDSGGPLVNESGVLVGVVSWGYGCAKPDYPGVYSRVTYVRDWIRTNSGV, encoded by the exons atgtttagataCCTTTTAATAGCATCAGTAGCGTTATGTCTGACTACATTCGTGCTAGAGGTACAGGGTAGAGGTTGTTTAATACCCAAAACAAGACAAAATAGATCAGCGGATTATGAGGTGGGTCGACCACGTTTGGATGGTCGTATTGTGGGTGgttataaaatcaatataaccgATGCTCCTCATCAAATATCCTTGCAAACTTCGGGTCATATTTGCGGTGGTTCTATTATTTCGCCACAATGGATTTTAACAGCAGCTCATTGCACCGA AGGACGCACAGCTTCTCGCATGAAAGTGCGTGTGGGTTCTTCAGAATCCGCCCAGGGTGGTGAACTTATACAGGTAGCCGAAATTGTCCAGCACAAACAATTCAATTACTCGAATGTCGATTACGATTATTCGCTGCTAAAACTCTCGAAAGAAATTGAATTTGATGATACCAAGAAAGCTGTAAAACTACCCGATGTCAAAGATAATTTCATGGATGGTGATACATGTTTCGTTACGGGTTGGGGTAATACTCAAACTTCCGCTGAATCTCGCGAATGGTTGCGTCAGGCTGAAGTGCCAATTTTTAATCAGGAAGAATGTTCcgataaatataagaaatttggGGGTATTACAGAACGCATGATTTGTGCCGGCTATATTGAGGGTGGCAAGGATGCCTGTCAGGGTGATTCTGGTGGTCCATTAGTAAATGAATCTGGTGTTTTAGTGGGTGTTGTATCGTGGGGCTATGGTTGTGCTAAACCTGATTATCCAGGTGTTTATTCAAGAGTTACCTATGTACGCGATTGGATTCGTACAAATAGTGGAGTTTGA